A portion of the Ferrimonas lipolytica genome contains these proteins:
- the cmoB gene encoding tRNA 5-methoxyuridine(34)/uridine 5-oxyacetic acid(34) synthase CmoB, translating to MMDFSNFYKRIAGTRLNHWLESAPSQLAQWNKYHRNGKFPKWQKVLDKLPVRQPEFSDIQTQVAFGHADELSEGEQKKLHNLLKVLHPWRKGPFHLYGIHIDTEWRSDWKWDRLKQHISPMKYRTVLDVGCGSGYHMWRMLGDGAELVVGVDPSDLFLAQFEAVRKLSGNTQDIHLLPLGIQQLPSLHAFDTVFSMGVLYHRRSPIDHLFQLWDQLKAGGELVLETLVIDGDENQVLVPSERYGKMNNVWYLPSSAALILWLNKCGFVNVRLVDEDITTTDEQRRTEWMTNESLADYLDPTDPSKTVEGYPAPKRAIIIAEKPNNEN from the coding sequence ATAATGGACTTTAGTAACTTCTACAAACGCATTGCCGGAACTCGCCTTAATCATTGGCTCGAGTCAGCACCGTCGCAACTGGCACAGTGGAACAAATATCACCGCAACGGCAAATTCCCTAAATGGCAAAAGGTGCTGGATAAGCTGCCAGTCCGCCAGCCTGAGTTTAGCGATATCCAAACTCAGGTAGCGTTTGGTCACGCTGACGAACTCAGCGAAGGGGAGCAGAAAAAACTGCACAACCTATTGAAGGTGTTACACCCTTGGCGCAAAGGTCCGTTCCATCTATACGGCATTCACATCGATACCGAATGGCGCAGTGACTGGAAATGGGATCGTTTAAAGCAACATATTAGCCCAATGAAGTACCGGACCGTGCTCGATGTCGGCTGCGGCAGCGGCTATCACATGTGGCGAATGCTCGGTGACGGTGCCGAACTCGTTGTTGGTGTCGACCCGTCTGACCTTTTTTTAGCGCAATTTGAAGCGGTTAGAAAACTTAGCGGCAACACCCAAGATATCCATCTGCTACCCTTAGGGATACAGCAACTGCCCTCTTTGCATGCGTTTGATACGGTATTTTCGATGGGGGTGCTCTACCATCGCCGTAGCCCGATCGATCACTTGTTCCAGTTATGGGATCAACTTAAAGCAGGCGGTGAACTGGTACTTGAAACCTTGGTTATCGACGGTGACGAGAATCAGGTGTTAGTGCCAAGCGAACGTTACGGCAAAATGAATAACGTTTGGTATCTTCCATCCAGTGCCGCATTGATTTTGTGGCTAAATAAGTGTGGTTTCGTTAACGTGCGCTTAGTTGATGAAGATATAACCACTACCGACGAACAACGACGAACCGAATGGATGACCAATGAGTCTTTAGCGGATTACTTAGATCCAACCGATCCAAGTAAAACTGTTGAGGGCTACCCAGCGCCTAAGCGGGCGATCATCATTGCCGAAAAACCGAATAACGAGAACTAA
- a CDS encoding GGDEF domain-containing protein has product MQLLVFALVILCSSRVAAAPQTVTTLPQLGWILCGALAMLSLILALLWQHSARRYQRLAQRQVPTVGLDPATGVPNRNLFDDRLAMAVNRHQRQQAKLALLVVSVHGSYLSSAANSNGTTDNSKLLCALVAVWRKALRRSDTIARLDQQTFAIVLDRVEQHDGIVSVANSLLTGSESMLHSIPDYIPLKVHIGIATYPNHGLDGVSLLNKAVATGIKVQQRGPSGYQLA; this is encoded by the coding sequence ATGCAATTACTTGTCTTTGCTTTAGTTATTTTATGCTCCAGTCGGGTTGCTGCTGCCCCGCAAACGGTAACGACGTTACCGCAATTAGGCTGGATATTGTGCGGCGCTTTGGCAATGTTAAGCTTAATTTTGGCGCTGCTGTGGCAACACAGTGCACGCCGTTATCAGCGCTTAGCGCAACGGCAAGTGCCAACAGTGGGGTTGGACCCGGCAACTGGTGTGCCCAATCGCAACCTGTTTGACGACCGATTGGCAATGGCGGTTAATCGTCACCAGCGCCAGCAAGCCAAGCTTGCCTTGTTAGTGGTTAGCGTCCATGGCTCTTACTTAAGCTCAGCGGCAAACTCAAACGGTACAACCGATAACAGTAAACTGCTGTGTGCGTTGGTCGCCGTTTGGCGAAAAGCGTTACGCCGTTCCGACACCATTGCCCGCCTTGATCAACAAACCTTCGCCATCGTGCTAGATCGAGTGGAGCAACATGACGGTATTGTCAGTGTGGCCAATTCACTGCTTACTGGCAGCGAATCGATGTTGCATAGCATTCCAGATTACATCCCGCTAAAGGTGCATATTGGTATTGCCACTTACCCCAATCACGGTCTTGATGGCGTTAGCTTACTTAATAAAGCGGTAGCGACTGGCATTAAAGTGCAACAAAGAGGCCCAAGCGGTTACCAGTTAGCGTAG
- the cmoA gene encoding carboxy-S-adenosyl-L-methionine synthase CmoA: MSSKHDQIFSQPHQVSDFRFDEKVVAVFPDMISRSVPGYAEILNTLSLLSSRFVCANSNVYDLGCSLGAASLAMRRGIKQDEVKIVAIDNSEAMITRASEHLDAFVSDVPVELHCADIREVEISNASMVVLNFTMQFLAPADRDALVAKIYQGMKPGGLLVVSEKLNYSQPKIHQLLDDLYLDFKRGNGYSELEISQKRTALENVMKPDTLEDHQARFARAGFEESEVWYQCYRFASMIAVK; encoded by the coding sequence ATGAGCTCAAAGCACGACCAAATTTTTTCCCAACCACATCAAGTCAGCGACTTTCGTTTTGACGAAAAGGTGGTTGCTGTTTTTCCCGATATGATTTCACGCTCGGTACCGGGCTATGCCGAAATCCTTAATACCCTATCGTTACTGTCATCGCGTTTTGTCTGTGCTAACAGCAACGTTTACGATCTTGGCTGTTCGTTAGGTGCCGCTAGCCTTGCCATGCGGCGCGGCATCAAACAGGATGAGGTAAAGATAGTCGCCATTGATAACTCTGAGGCGATGATTACTCGGGCTAGCGAACATCTCGATGCATTTGTTAGTGATGTTCCTGTCGAATTGCACTGCGCTGATATCCGCGAAGTAGAGATCAGCAACGCCTCGATGGTGGTGCTTAATTTCACCATGCAGTTTTTAGCGCCAGCCGATCGTGACGCTTTGGTGGCGAAAATCTATCAAGGTATGAAGCCCGGTGGCTTGTTGGTGGTTTCGGAAAAATTGAATTACAGCCAGCCTAAGATCCACCAGTTGCTGGACGATCTCTACCTCGACTTCAAACGAGGTAACGGCTACTCCGAATTGGAGATAAGCCAAAAACGTACCGCTCTGGAAAATGTAATGAAACCTGACACCCTTGAGGACCACCAGGCGCGCTTTGCTCGTGCCGGGTTCGAAGAATCGGAAGTGTGGTACCAGTGCTACCGCTTCGCATCAATGATCGCGGTGAAATAA